GCTCGGCGCTCCCGCCGGGGTGCTGGACATCTGCTGTTCCTACGGCATCAACGCGGCGCTCCTCAACCACGACCTCACGTGGGACGACCTGTACGCGCACTACACCTCGCCGCGCGCCGAGGCGCTCACCACCGCCGAACTCGTCGACTGGGACCGCGCGTTCTACCAGGCCCACCGGCGCCGTGACGCGCTGCCGGTGACCGGCCTCGACGTGTCGGAGCCCGCCCTCACGTACGCGGTCGCGGTCGGTCTCCTCGACGAGGCGTTCGCGGAGAACCTCGAAACCGCCGCGCCCTCGCTGGAGTTGCGGCGCGCGGCCCGGGACATACGGCTCATCACGGTCACCGGCGGGGTGAGCTTCCTCTCCCCGCGCACCTTCGAACCGCTCGTGTCGGCCGCCGAACCGGCGCCGTGGGTGGCGGCGTTCGTCCTGCGGACGGGCTCCTACCGGCCCCTCATGTCGTGTCTGCTGGCGCACGGGCTGGTCACGGAGAAGGACACGGACCGCACCTACCGACAGCGCCGGTTCACCGACGCGGCCGAGCAGCGGTACGCCGTGGAGGCGGTGACCTCGACGGGAGAGGACCCGCGCGGCAAGGAGACCGAGGGCTACTTCCACACCGCCCTGTACGTGTCCCGCCCTCGGGAGGAGGCGGCGTAGCCCTTCCCGACGGCGCGTCGCACGAGGTGCTGGGGAACGCGAGGGACGGGGGTCGCATGTCGAGTGCAGCCCGTGACCACGAAGGCCGGCCCCTCGCATCCCCCTCTCACCGCTCCCAAGCCCTCCGTTCCGCGTCGCGCGGTGCTCTCACCACCGCGGATGTCTCCGGGCCGTACGTCATGACCGGGCGGTCCTGGTTCCAGGTGGGCCAGCCGGGGGCGCCGGTGGTGGCGAAGCGGATCCAGTCGGCGTGCATCGTGTCGGCGAGGGACTGCGGCGCGTCCGGGCCCGCGAGGGCGGCGGTGGCCGGGTCGCGCAGGGTGTCGAAGACGAAGCCGATCTCCAGGGCGTGGCAGGCGCCGAGTCCGCCGACGGGGGAAGGCCAGGCGAACTCGTACTGGTAGGTGCCCGCGCTCTCCGCGCGGGCGGCGCGGGCGTCGGCGAGGCGGCCGAGCGGGACCCGCAGCAGCAGGTCGGTGGCGAGGGCGCCCAGCACCTCGCCCGGGGTCGCGCCGGGGCGTCCCTTTCGGTAGACGGCGGCGGCCCGGCGCGGGACGCGGAAGCGGGCGAGGGCCAGGCGCTGGGTGAGCGGCCCGATCCGGTCCACCGTGCCGTCGGGCACGAACCAGAGGCGGTACTCGTCGGTGGTGGTGCCCATGAGCAGGTCGATGTCCGCGCCCTTGCCGGCCATGAGGGCGGTGGCGGGGTCCTCGGGGAGCACCTCGCCGTCCACGACGAGGTCGAAGCCCGCGCCGTCGGAGAGCGGGCTGCCGCCGGTGGCCTCGGCCTGGGCGCGCAGCAGCCGGTCCCGGTCGGCGGCGGCGAAGGCGGCCACGGTGGCCGGTACACCGAGCCGGGCGGCGATCCGCCGGGTGGTGCGGTCGGCCCGGTCGAGCGGGACGGCGGTGGGGGCGCCGCTCTGGAGCACGGCCCGCCGCATCAGCCCCGCGGAGAGCGGGGAGGCGAGCAGCCCGGCGAGGGAGATGGCGCCGGCCGACTCGCCGAAGACGGTGACCTGGTCGGGGTCGCCGCCGAACGCCGCGATGTTGCGCCGTACCCACTCCAGTGCGGCGAGCTGGTCGCGCAGTCCGAGGTTGGCGGGGGCGTCGGGGAACCAGCCGAACCCCTCGATGCCGAGGCGGTAGTTGAGCGAGACGAGGACGACGCCGTCGCGGGCGAAGGCGGTGCCGTCGTAGGTGGGGACGGCCGAGGAGCCGTGGCGCAGGGAGCCGCCGTGGATCCACACCATCACCGGCAGGCCGGCGCCGCCGGGGTCCGGGGTCCAGACGTTGAGGTTGAGGCAGTCGTCGCCGGGGACGGCGGGGTCGGGCAGCAGGGTGTCGAGGGGTGCGGGGTAGGGGGGTTTGGGGGCGGTGGGGCCGAACGCGGTGGCGTCGCGGACGCCGTCCCAGGCGGGTGGCGGGGCGGGGGCGCAAAAGCGGTGCGGTCCGAACGGCGGGGCGGCGTACGGGATGCCGCGGAAGACGGCGACGCCGTGTTCGGCGCGGCCGCGCACCCGGCCGTGTTCGGTGCTGACTTCGGGGTCCGGGTGCATGCCGTTCCTCACGGGTGTCGAAGGGTGGTGTCGAAGGTGCCTGGCCGGTGCCGGGTGGTGGTGGCGTCGGGGTGGTCGACGACGACGGGGACGGGCGCCTCGACGTGCAGGCGGTCGCCGTTCACCTCGACGTGGACCAGGCCGTGCGGGGTGGGTACGGCGCCGCGCGCCCAGCTGAGGGTGCCGAGTGCGGGCGCGATCCGCACGGCGGTGTACCCGGGTTCGGCCGGGGTGACGCCGAGTGTGTGGACCAGCAGATCACGGCCGGGGGTGGCGGACCAGCCGTGGCAGGAGGACCCGCCCTCCCAGCACTCGCGGAACGCGGTCGGTCCTTCGGCCAGCAGGGCGGTCCAGTCGCCGCAGAGCCGCTCGATCCGGTCCGCGGCGCCGAGCAGGGCCAGCGCGTCGTGGACGACGTACCGGAAGAAGGGCTGGGCGCCGACGACGAGGCGGCCGGTGTCCCAGTCGGGGGCGTCGCGGGTGGAGACCGGGGCGGTGGCGAGCGGGCCGCCGGTGTCGCTGCCGCGGTGGCTCATCGGGGAGCTGGTGAACATGGCGGCGCGGTCGAGCAGCAGCGCGCGGACGGCCGGGTACCGCTCCTTCGGTACGAGTCCGGCGCAGACGGCGGCGGCCTGGGTGTGCTCGCTGACGGCCTCGCGGACCGTGCCGTCGACGCGGTGGTCGCGGTAGGCGCCGCGCCCCGCGTCCCAGAACCCCTCGAAGCCCGCGGCCACTTGGGCGATGAGGTCGCGGGCCCAGCGGGCGCGGCCGGTGTCGCCGAGCCACTCGGCCATCTCCGCGAAGTCGGCGAGGCCACGCGCCCACAGGGCGTTGAGGGCGGCGCTGGTCCCGGCGACCTGGACGGGCGACCAGTCGATCAGGACCCAGCCGGTGACGTCGGCCAGCAGTCCGTCGGGGCCCTGGAACGGGAGGAACCAGCGCAGTACGGGTTCGGCGGTGGCGAGGAGTCCGGCGACGAGGTCGCGGTCGCCGGTGTAGCGGTAGAGGTGGTGGACGGAGCGGATCCAGTGCAGGGACCAGTCGGGGATGGTCGGCACCGGGTCCTGGGCGAAGTCGCCCGCGGAGACCATGCGCAGCAGTCCGTCCTGGCGTGGCTGGGCGGCGAGCCGGGGATGGTGGCGGGCCAGGCTCCAGTCGGGGTTGGTGACCAGGTCGACGGACTGGCTGACGACGAAGTCCCCTGTCCAGGCGCGCTGTTCGCGGGTCGGGCAGTCCACGTAGGCGTCGTGGGCGCACAGGTCGACGGTGCGCAGGGCGACGCGGTGGATCGTGTTGAGGGCGTCGTCGGAGCAGGCGAAGTACGGTCCGTCCGGGCGGGACCGCAGCTCCTCGCGGACGGTGAGGGAGCGCAGCCGTACCGGTCCTGGTCCGCGCAGCACGAGCAGGGCGTAGCGGCCGCCGACGGGGTCGGAGGTCTCGAAGGTGTCGGCGTGGCCGCGCGCGGTGTAGCGGAAGGCGTTGGCGCTGTCGAGGGCGGCCCTGGTGGGCAGTTCGAGGAGGGAGCCGCTGATCAGCGCGCCTTCGGCGGCGTCCGCCGCGAAGCGCAGGCGGCCGTGGACGACGCGGCCGAAGTCGGCGAGCAGGACGACGGGCGGTCCCTCGGTGCCGAGTGGTGGGCCGGCCGGGCGGGGTTCGGCGTCGGCGACCGCCGTCACCGCGGCCGCGAGAGTGGCGTAGAGGCCGTCCGACTCCCCCTCGGCGGTGGCCAGTTGGGCCTGTCGGAAGGTGACGGGTTCGCGGTCGTGCCGGGCGGGGGCCGGCAGCGGGCGCGGGGTGAGCGCGCCGAAGGGTTCGGAGGGCGGGCGGGCGTCGCCGCCGGGTCCGACGACCACGTGGGCGGCCAGCACCCGTACCGGCGCCCATCCGTGGGCCGGTGCCGTCGCGTCGGGCCGCTGCCAGTCGGGGTCGAGGCGGCGGGCGTCGAGGATCTCGGGGAGCTGGGTGAACAGGCCGCTGCGGGGCTGCTGCGGGGTCCAGGCGTCGCCGTCGTGGCACTGCCAGTCGGCGCCGGTGGCGATGAACTCGTCGTCCGCCACCTGGAGTTCGGCGACCAGGCAGCCGCCGCCGAGGGTGTAGGTCCACGGCGACGGTTCCCACCAGGGCGTGGCGTGGCCGTAGAAACGGGCCAGTACGGCCACGGTGTTGCGGCCTGCCCTGAGCGCCGCGGCGGCGTCCCCGGTGTCGTAGGTGAGGCCGCGCGGGCCGTGCCGCACCGGGCCCCTGGACACTTCGGTGCCGTTGACCCACAGGACGTACCGGGAGTCGGCGGTGATCCGGAAGGGCGCGGTAGCGGGGACGTCGGCCAGGTCGAACGAGCGGCGGAACAGGACCCGCCGGTCGAAGCGGGCCGGGTCGGGCGCCCCCAGCATCAGGCCGGGGCCCGGCGGGGTGAGGGCGATGTCCTCAGACCAGATCCACTGCCCCCGCCAGGGGCTGTGCGACGCGGCGGGTGTCATGGCTGCTCCTCAGTGCGGGGTGGTGGCGGTGGCGCGGCGGGCGGCGAGGTCGGCGGCGACGCGGGCGGCCAGGCGCGGGGTGAGCGGGTAGGCGAGGAAGACGAGGGCGCCGATCAGGGCGAGTGCGAGGGGCGCGGCGGCCTGCGCGTAGCGGATGCCGTCCAGGGCGGTGGCGGTCTGTTCGGCGCCGGCGACATAGCCGGAGCGGCTGAGCAGGTAGGCGGTCAGGCCGGCGCCGAGACCGCCGCCGGCCTTCGCGGCGAACGACGCGAGCGAGGCGAGGCCGCCCTCGGCGCGGTGGCCGTGGGCCCACTCGGCGTAGTCGGTCAGCTCGGCCAGCAGCGCGTAGTTGAGGGTCAGTGCCATGCCGAGGCCGAGGCCGGCCACGGCGAGGCCGCCCAGGATCGCCGCCATGCTGTCGTAGGGGGCGAGCAGGACGATGCCGACGCCCGCGGCGCTGATGGCGAGCGCGGCCAGGTACACGGGTTTCAGGCCGGTGCGGCGGCCGAGCAGCGGGGCGGTGGCGCTGCCCGCGATCATCGGGACGGTCATGACGAGGGCGGCGACGGTGATCATGCTCTTGTCGCCGACGTTGTAGGTGAAGTAGAAGGGCATCGCCGCGAGGAGCGCGCCGGTCGCCGCCGAGGTGGCGACCTTCGCGGTGAGCAGCACCGGCACGGTGCGGCCCGAGGCGAAGATCCGCAGCAGTTCGCGGGGGGTGTAGCGGTCGGCGCGCAGGGGCCGGACGCGTTCGCGCACCCCGCGGGCGGCGAGCGCGGTCAGACAGGCCGAGAGGACGGCAAGGCCGCCGACGTAGATCTGCCAGCCGAGGCGCTGCGACGGGAAGAGGTCCACGATCGGCAGGGTGATCGCCGTGACCAGCATGGTGCCGAAAAGGTAGGTGAACCCCTTGATGCCCGCCAGTCGGCCGCGGGCGCGGGGGTCGGCGGTGATGGCGGGCAGCAGCGCGTTGAGCGGGATGTCCATCATCGGGAACGCCACGCCCCACAGCAGGTACAGGACCCAGGCGAAGGCGAGCGGGGCGGGCAGCCACGCCGGCCCGAGGAACAGCGCGGCGAACGAGGCGGCGCCGATCACCCCGCCGCCCGTCAGATAGCTGCGGAAGCGGCCCTTGCGGGTCTCGGGCAGGTGGTCGAGGAGGTATCCGGCGAGCGGGTCGACCGCCGCGTCCACGATCCGTACCACGAGCAGCAGCACGCCGACGGCGCCCGCGGCGAGGCCGATCACATCGGTCAGGTAGATCAGCAGGAAGGAGCTGATCGTGGTGGACAGCATGATGTTGCCGAGGTTGCCGGCGAAGTAGCCGGCCTGCTCGGCGCGGCCCGGCACGGAGGCGGCGACGGCGGGATCGGGGCCGGCGGATCTGGTGGTGCGCGCGAGCACGGGGAACGGCACGGATCTCTCCTGATCGGGGTGCGGCGGAACGAGGAGGAGCGGGGACGGGGCGAACCGGGGCGGGGGGTGGCTGGTCGGGAGGCGGGAGCGGCGGGTGCGAGCCGGGGCGGGCAGGCCGTCGTCGAGGGCGACGGGTGCGAGCCGGGGCCGGGGGGCGGCGGTCGGGAAGATGGAAACGGCGGCTGCGAGCCGGGGCGGCGGTCGGGAGGATGGAGACGGCGGTTGCGATCCGGGGCAGGCGGGCAGGCCGTCGTCGAAGGCGGCGGGGCGGCGTCGAGGGCCCGCGCGGAGGGGGTGGCGGGTCGCGGGTCCTGGTCAGAACAGCTTGAGCAGGTCGCGTTTGAGGACTTTGCCGGTCGGGCCGAGGGGCAGTTCGGCGCGGAAGCGGACCAGGCGCGGGTACTTGTGGCGGCCGAGGCGTTCCCTGGCCCAGCCGACGAGTTCCTCCGCGCTCACCTCGGCGCCCGCCCCGCGCACGACCACGACGGCGACCTCCTCGCCGCGGACGTCGTCGGGGACGCCGAGCACGGCGACCTGTCCGACGGCCGGGTGCCTGGCCAGCACCTCCTCGACCTCGCGCGGGTAGACGTTGTAGCCGCCCCGGATGATCAGTTCCTTCTTGCGGTCGACGACGCGCAGCAGTCCGTCCGGGTCACGCACGCCGATGTCCCCGGTCCGCAGCCAGCCGTCGACCAGGGTCGCGGCGGTCGCCTCGGGGTCGTCCAGGTAGCCGGCGAAGACCGGGTGGCCGCGCAGCACGATCTCGCCGCTCTCGCCGTCGGGCAGCAGCCTGACCTCGTTCTCGACGGCGGGGTCGGCGATGGCCGCCGCCACGCCCCAGATCTCCCGGCCGACGGTTCCGGCGCGGCGCGCGCCCGGCTGGTTGAACGTCACGACCGGGGAGGTCTCGGTCAGCCCGTACCCCTCAAGGACGGGGGTGCCGAACACCTCCTCGAACCGTTCGAGGAGCGGCACCGGCAGCGCGGCGCCACCGGAGACGGCGGCCCGCAGCGCGGCCGGGCGGCCACCGTCCGCGTCGGCCGCCTCGACCAGCGCGTGGTACATCGTCGGCACGCCCATGAAGACGGTGACCCGTTCGCGGACCAGCAGGTCGAGGGCGCCCGTCCCGGTGAAGCGCGGGGTGAGGACGAGGGTCGCGCCGGCCCGGAAGGCGGCGTTCATCGCGCAGGTCTGGCCGTAGCTGTGGAACAGCGGGAGGCAGCCGAGGACGACGTCGTCGGGCCGCAGATCCAGCAGGTCACGGGCGACGACGGTGGCGTTCAGCACGATGTTCAGATGCGTGAGCATGGCGCCTTTGGGGCGGCCCGTGGTGCCGGAGGTGTAGAGGACGGCGGCGAGGTCGCCGGGGGCGGTGGACGGGCGAATGCCGTGAGCGGCGGACGGGCGGACGCGATGCGCGGCAGTCAGGCCGCCGCTGCGGCCGTCGTCCCGCGGCCCGCCGACGGGCGGAGCCGCATCGGGGATCGGGCCCACGCCGTTGGCAGCTCCCGTACCCGGCTCCGCGCCGCACTCCAGGACCGGGACGCCGACGGCCCGTGCCGCCTCCTCGGCGACCGGCCGCAGCGCGCCCCCGCTGACCACGGCGACCGCCGCGCTGTGCCGCAGGACGTACGCCACCTCGTCGGCGACCAGCAGCGCGTGCACCGGGACCACGACGGCCCCGGCGGCGGCGACGGCGTAGTAGGCGCGGGGGAAGTCGGCGGTGTTGCCGAGGAGCAGCGCGACCCGGTCGCCAGGACGCACCCCCGCCGCCGTGAGCCGCCCGGCGAACGCCACCGCCTCGTCCCACAACTCCCGATAGGTCAGCCGCAGTTCGCCCTCGACCACGGCGGTGCGGTCGGGATGGCGGAAGGCGGAGTCAGCGAGGACGGTGGCGACGCCGAGACGCATGGACGCTCCAGGGGCAGACAGCGGAAACAGCCGGTTAACAACGCGGACACGCTCAGGCTCGGGCATCGGCCCCTCGGACACCATGTGCGGTTGCCCAACGGGCGGGGTGTCCGAGTGGGCGACGGCCCTGCACCAGGTCCCGCGGACGGCCGGCGGACGGGGCAGTCGCCTAATCTGGGGGCATGGCGGATCAGGACGGTCACGGAGAACTGCGCGGGACGCTCGCCCGGGTGCTGCTGCCGGAGCTGGACGCGCTGACCGCCCGGGTGGTCGCCGACATCCACGCGCACAGCCCCGCGTACGCCTCCGGGCGGCCGGTCAGCACGGCGGACCTGACGTCGATCTGCCGGGACAACCTGCTGCGCGCGCTGGAGGACTTCGGCGGACTCCCGCCCACCTGCGGCGACTTCGGCCAGGCGGCCAGGGAGACCGGGCGGCGCAGGGCCGAGCAGGGCGTGCCGCTGGAGACGGTGCTTCAGGCGTACCGGCGCGGCGGCCGGGTGATGTGGCAGGCGATGACGGAGTGGCTGCGCACCGCCAGGGCCGCGGGCCCGGCCACTCCCCCGGACCAGGACACCGCGCTGGAGATGGCCGGGGCGGTGTGGGAGACCATCGACCACTACTCGTCGCTGATGGCGGAGGCGTACCGGCTGACCCAGTTGGAGATGCGGCGCAGCCAGGACACCCGGCGCGGCGCGCTGTTCGAGGCGCTGCTCGACGGCAGGGGCGGACAGCCGGGGGTCGTGGAGGCCGCGGCGGCGGCGCTCGGGGTGCCGGTCAGGGACCGCTACCTCGTCGTGGTGACCGGCCAGGACCCGACGGCGCCGCCGAACCCGGCGCCGCAGCTGAGCGCGGTGGGGCTCTGGTCGTTCTGGCGTCCGCGCGGCGACCGGCTGGCGGGGGTGGTGAGGATCGGGGGCGCGGACCCCGGCGAGGTGCCCGAGGCGCTGGCGGCCGGGGCGGGTCTGACGGCCGGGATCTCCCAGCCCTTCGCGGAGCTGGCGCAGGCCCACCGGGCGGTGCGGCAGGCCGAGTCGGCGCTGCGCACGCTCACCCCGGGCAGCGGTCTGGCGGCCTTCCTCGACGAGCGGCTCGTCGAGGCGCTGGCCTGCGACCGGCCCGAGATCGCCGGGCACATCGTCGAGCGCTACCTCGGTGCCGTGCTGCGCGCGGGCAGCGAGCGGGGTCCGCTCCTCCAGACCCTCGGCGCCTGGCTCGACGTCGGCTGCTCCGCGCCACGGACGGCGGACGCCCTCTACTGCCACCGCAACACGGTCCTCAACCGGATCGCCCGGGTGGCCGAGCTGACGGGTCTGCCGTCGGACGACGGGGACACCCGCCTGGGCTGGGCGCTGGCCCTGCGGGCGCTACCGGTCCTGCCGGCCGCCGTCGAGGACTGACCGCGCGGGCCCGGGGCGGAGATCCGGGGAGCGCTTGCCGCGGGACCGAAGCCTCGGCGAGGCCCACGGCCCCTTCCCGTAGCCGACCGGCCGCACCGCCGCTTCCCGGACGGCGCCCGCCGAGTCCGCCGCGCGCCCGGTGCCCCGAGGACGGAGGGCCTTCCGCTCGGGTCGTTTGGCCACGGTCCCGTCTGTCGGGGCTACGGCTCGTCCGGGGGCGGGTCGGCTCGTCGCCGTGCGGGGTCACGGTGGCGCAGGTCCTTGTACACGACGGCCAGTTCGTCCGCCGTGCGCCGGACGGAGAACCGCCGCGCCACCAGCTTGCGGCCCTCGGCCGCGTACCGTCGCCTGTCGTCGTCGGAGACGGCCGACAGGCGCAGCAGGCCGTCCGTCAGGCCGGCCGCCGACGAGGTGTCCATCAGGACCCCGTTGACCTGGTCGCGCAGATAGTGAGCGACGCCGCCGCGGCGGGGCCCGGCGACCGCGAGCCCCGCCTCCATCGCCTCCAGGACCGCGATCCCGAACTCCTCCTTCGCGCTCGGGCACACGTACCAGGTGGAGGCACCCGGGGCCCGGTGGGCGAGGGCGCGTTGCAGGCGGCGGACGTCGGTGTTGGGCAGCGCGGGCAGCAGCGCGAGCCGCGCGGCGGCCTCCGGACGACCGGCGAGCAGGGCGGCGATCCGGCGTCTGATCCCGCTCTCGGGGCCGGTCCCGGCTCCCGGTCCGCCGCCGACCAGCACCAGGGTGCCGGTGCGGTACAGGCCCGCCGTCAGCCAGGCGCTGACCAGGAGGTCCTGCTGTTTGACCGGGTGCAGCCTGCCCACCGTCAGCAGCAGGGGCAGGCCGCGGTCCTCGGGGTCGAGGGCGTCGGGGTGGCCACCGCCCCGGTAGAGCGCGGCCAGCGCCTCGCGCCGTCGGACGTGCTCGTCGGGCGCGGGCCGGTAGGGCGGGATGCCCTCGGGCGGCGCGGTGGGTCCGGTCCCGCCGTTCAGCCGGGCCAGACGGGGGAAGTGCCGGACGAGTTCGCGGGTGCCGCCGCGCCCGGGGAGCCCGACGACCGTGTCGGCCCGCGCGACCAGCCGGTCGGCGACGAACACCCGGTGCAGTTCGTCGCGGAGGGTCTCCGCAGTCCGGGGGTCGCCCTGGTCGCCGTCCTCGTACTGTCGTGCCAGCCCACGGTGCGGGTCGGGCGTGGCGGTGAAGACCGTCGCCGCGCCGAGGACGCAGGCCGCGTCGGCGAGTGCCAGGCTGCCGTCGTCGGCGTACCGCACGTGCACGACGTCCGGCGGGCGCGCGGCGCCGCCCAGCAGCCGGACCGCCCACCAGGTGAGGGTGGCCCGGTGCTCGTGTGTCGGCGCAGGGGGTCCCGGGGTGTCCACGGGGAGTCTGACGATCCAGTGCCCCGGCTGCCGCTCGTGGGCGAGCCCGGCGTCGGCGGCCAGGTCGTCGTGCCCGGCCGTGACGACGGTGATCACGCCGGCGACGCGGTCGGTGACGGCCAGCCGGTCGCCGAGTCCGCCGAGGAGGACGGAGAGTCCGCCGCTCTGCCCCTGCCCCGGCGTGTCGAGCCCGCCGAGCAGCATCGTCTGGACGACGAGGCGGCCCGGCCGACCCGACCACGGTCCGAGCACGGGCGCCGGGGGCGCGAGCAGCAGCCGCTCGTAGACGTCCAGGGCCCGCGAGGGCTCGGGCAGCAGGGCCACGCCGCCGGGCAGGAGGTGCAGGTGGCGCCACGCGGAGTGACGTGTGGCGCGGTCGTCGGTGGTCCTGGCGAGGGAGGCGGTCTCGACGGCGGTCAGCGGGCGGAGTGCGGCGGCGACCGCGAGGTCGAGCAGGAATCCGGCCGAGGGTTCGTCCGCCGGGTGGGCGAGCAGGGTGCGCAGCAGCGCCTCGGCGTGCGCGCGGCCGTACCCGCGGACCGCCCGGGGCCAGAGTTCGCGCACCGCGGACCGCAGCCGTGGGCCGCCGTCGCGGTGGGCGAGCAGGGCTTGGGGCGGCATGGGCACGCCGAGCCTGGCCGCCCGGCGGAGGCCCGCGACCGCGGCGTCCACGCGGCCGAGCGAGGGTCCCGGTTCGGACCGCGGGGTCCCGGGCCAGGGTCCGTACTCGGCCTCCAGCAGGCCGGCCAGCTCTCCCGGCCCGACGAAGGACCGTCCCGCCGTGCCGGACGGCGCGGTCGGCCACCGTCCCGCCTGCCGCTCCGCCGCGTCCGGGCCTCGCCCCGGCGGCTCGTGGTCCACGTGATCCACGTGGTCCACGTGATCCACGTGCTCCGGGGTGGGTGCGGTCCGTGCCGTGGCGTCGAAGAAGACGGCGCGGGCGGCCTCCAGGGGGTCGTCGGCAAGTGCCGGGTCGTCGGCGCGTGCCGGGCCGTCGGCGCTCGCCGGGCCGTCGGCGCTCGCCGGGTCACCGGGGCGTCCGCTCGGTCCGGGGCGGGTGGAAGCGGCGGGAACCACACGTTCTCCTGTCTCAGGAACGGCATCCGACCTGGGTGATTCCCGAAACCCCCGCCCACC
The sequence above is a segment of the Streptomyces griseoviridis genome. Coding sequences within it:
- a CDS encoding carboxylesterase/lipase family protein is translated as MHPDPEVSTEHGRVRGRAEHGVAVFRGIPYAAPPFGPHRFCAPAPPPAWDGVRDATAFGPTAPKPPYPAPLDTLLPDPAVPGDDCLNLNVWTPDPGGAGLPVMVWIHGGSLRHGSSAVPTYDGTAFARDGVVLVSLNYRLGIEGFGWFPDAPANLGLRDQLAALEWVRRNIAAFGGDPDQVTVFGESAGAISLAGLLASPLSAGLMRRAVLQSGAPTAVPLDRADRTTRRIAARLGVPATVAAFAAADRDRLLRAQAEATGGSPLSDGAGFDLVVDGEVLPEDPATALMAGKGADIDLLMGTTTDEYRLWFVPDGTVDRIGPLTQRLALARFRVPRRAAAVYRKGRPGATPGEVLGALATDLLLRVPLGRLADARAARAESAGTYQYEFAWPSPVGGLGACHALEIGFVFDTLRDPATAALAGPDAPQSLADTMHADWIRFATTGAPGWPTWNQDRPVMTYGPETSAVVRAPRDAERRAWER
- a CDS encoding alpha-L-rhamnosidase C-terminal domain-containing protein, which translates into the protein MTPAASHSPWRGQWIWSEDIALTPPGPGLMLGAPDPARFDRRVLFRRSFDLADVPATAPFRITADSRYVLWVNGTEVSRGPVRHGPRGLTYDTGDAAAALRAGRNTVAVLARFYGHATPWWEPSPWTYTLGGGCLVAELQVADDEFIATGADWQCHDGDAWTPQQPRSGLFTQLPEILDARRLDPDWQRPDATAPAHGWAPVRVLAAHVVVGPGGDARPPSEPFGALTPRPLPAPARHDREPVTFRQAQLATAEGESDGLYATLAAAVTAVADAEPRPAGPPLGTEGPPVVLLADFGRVVHGRLRFAADAAEGALISGSLLELPTRAALDSANAFRYTARGHADTFETSDPVGGRYALLVLRGPGPVRLRSLTVREELRSRPDGPYFACSDDALNTIHRVALRTVDLCAHDAYVDCPTREQRAWTGDFVVSQSVDLVTNPDWSLARHHPRLAAQPRQDGLLRMVSAGDFAQDPVPTIPDWSLHWIRSVHHLYRYTGDRDLVAGLLATAEPVLRWFLPFQGPDGLLADVTGWVLIDWSPVQVAGTSAALNALWARGLADFAEMAEWLGDTGRARWARDLIAQVAAGFEGFWDAGRGAYRDHRVDGTVREAVSEHTQAAAVCAGLVPKERYPAVRALLLDRAAMFTSSPMSHRGSDTGGPLATAPVSTRDAPDWDTGRLVVGAQPFFRYVVHDALALLGAADRIERLCGDWTALLAEGPTAFRECWEGGSSCHGWSATPGRDLLVHTLGVTPAEPGYTAVRIAPALGTLSWARGAVPTPHGLVHVEVNGDRLHVEAPVPVVVDHPDATTTRHRPGTFDTTLRHP
- a CDS encoding MFS transporter, whose product is MPFPVLARTTRSAGPDPAVAASVPGRAEQAGYFAGNLGNIMLSTTISSFLLIYLTDVIGLAAGAVGVLLLVVRIVDAAVDPLAGYLLDHLPETRKGRFRSYLTGGGVIGAASFAALFLGPAWLPAPLAFAWVLYLLWGVAFPMMDIPLNALLPAITADPRARGRLAGIKGFTYLFGTMLVTAITLPIVDLFPSQRLGWQIYVGGLAVLSACLTALAARGVRERVRPLRADRYTPRELLRIFASGRTVPVLLTAKVATSAATGALLAAMPFYFTYNVGDKSMITVAALVMTVPMIAGSATAPLLGRRTGLKPVYLAALAISAAGVGIVLLAPYDSMAAILGGLAVAGLGLGMALTLNYALLAELTDYAEWAHGHRAEGGLASLASFAAKAGGGLGAGLTAYLLSRSGYVAGAEQTATALDGIRYAQAAAPLALALIGALVFLAYPLTPRLAARVAADLAARRATATTPH
- a CDS encoding AMP-binding protein, with amino-acid sequence MRLGVATVLADSAFRHPDRTAVVEGELRLTYRELWDEAVAFAGRLTAAGVRPGDRVALLLGNTADFPRAYYAVAAAGAVVVPVHALLVADEVAYVLRHSAAVAVVSGGALRPVAEEAARAVGVPVLECGAEPGTGAANGVGPIPDAAPPVGGPRDDGRSGGLTAAHRVRPSAAHGIRPSTAPGDLAAVLYTSGTTGRPKGAMLTHLNIVLNATVVARDLLDLRPDDVVLGCLPLFHSYGQTCAMNAAFRAGATLVLTPRFTGTGALDLLVRERVTVFMGVPTMYHALVEAADADGGRPAALRAAVSGGAALPVPLLERFEEVFGTPVLEGYGLTETSPVVTFNQPGARRAGTVGREIWGVAAAIADPAVENEVRLLPDGESGEIVLRGHPVFAGYLDDPEATAATLVDGWLRTGDIGVRDPDGLLRVVDRKKELIIRGGYNVYPREVEEVLARHPAVGQVAVLGVPDDVRGEEVAVVVVRGAGAEVSAEELVGWARERLGRHKYPRLVRFRAELPLGPTGKVLKRDLLKLF
- a CDS encoding PucR family transcriptional regulator — its product is MADQDGHGELRGTLARVLLPELDALTARVVADIHAHSPAYASGRPVSTADLTSICRDNLLRALEDFGGLPPTCGDFGQAARETGRRRAEQGVPLETVLQAYRRGGRVMWQAMTEWLRTARAAGPATPPDQDTALEMAGAVWETIDHYSSLMAEAYRLTQLEMRRSQDTRRGALFEALLDGRGGQPGVVEAAAAALGVPVRDRYLVVVTGQDPTAPPNPAPQLSAVGLWSFWRPRGDRLAGVVRIGGADPGEVPEALAAGAGLTAGISQPFAELAQAHRAVRQAESALRTLTPGSGLAAFLDERLVEALACDRPEIAGHIVERYLGAVLRAGSERGPLLQTLGAWLDVGCSAPRTADALYCHRNTVLNRIARVAELTGLPSDDGDTRLGWALALRALPVLPAAVED
- a CDS encoding glycosyltransferase, giving the protein MVPAASTRPGPSGRPGDPASADGPASADGPARADDPALADDPLEAARAVFFDATARTAPTPEHVDHVDHVDHVDHEPPGRGPDAAERQAGRWPTAPSGTAGRSFVGPGELAGLLEAEYGPWPGTPRSEPGPSLGRVDAAVAGLRRAARLGVPMPPQALLAHRDGGPRLRSAVRELWPRAVRGYGRAHAEALLRTLLAHPADEPSAGFLLDLAVAAALRPLTAVETASLARTTDDRATRHSAWRHLHLLPGGVALLPEPSRALDVYERLLLAPPAPVLGPWSGRPGRLVVQTMLLGGLDTPGQGQSGGLSVLLGGLGDRLAVTDRVAGVITVVTAGHDDLAADAGLAHERQPGHWIVRLPVDTPGPPAPTHEHRATLTWWAVRLLGGAARPPDVVHVRYADDGSLALADAACVLGAATVFTATPDPHRGLARQYEDGDQGDPRTAETLRDELHRVFVADRLVARADTVVGLPGRGGTRELVRHFPRLARLNGGTGPTAPPEGIPPYRPAPDEHVRRREALAALYRGGGHPDALDPEDRGLPLLLTVGRLHPVKQQDLLVSAWLTAGLYRTGTLVLVGGGPGAGTGPESGIRRRIAALLAGRPEAAARLALLPALPNTDVRRLQRALAHRAPGASTWYVCPSAKEEFGIAVLEAMEAGLAVAGPRRGGVAHYLRDQVNGVLMDTSSAAGLTDGLLRLSAVSDDDRRRYAAEGRKLVARRFSVRRTADELAVVYKDLRHRDPARRRADPPPDEP